The Enterobacter asburiae genome window below encodes:
- a CDS encoding gp16 family protein, with the protein MMTKQRLIQLIHIARSDLQMDEDTYRQMLQGLTGKASTKGMDTPQLNRVLESMKKKGFRIKPAGKATSGLPLDSHPQSKKIRALWLEMAAAGVVRDSSEQALALWVKRETGISALRWLSNEQASSVIEKLKKWQRRAAGVKQ; encoded by the coding sequence ATGATGACTAAGCAGCGTCTTATTCAACTCATTCATATTGCCCGCAGCGATCTCCAGATGGATGAGGACACCTACCGCCAGATGCTACAGGGGCTGACCGGCAAAGCCTCAACCAAAGGGATGGATACCCCGCAGCTAAACCGCGTGCTCGAATCCATGAAAAAGAAAGGCTTTCGCATTAAGCCTGCCGGAAAAGCCACGTCCGGCTTACCGCTGGATAGTCATCCGCAGTCAAAGAAAATCCGTGCGCTATGGCTTGAAATGGCTGCGGCAGGCGTCGTCCGTGACAGTTCAGAGCAGGCGCTGGCGCTGTGGGTTAAACGGGAAACGGGCATCAGCGCGTTACGCTGGCTCAGCAATGAGCAGGCGAGTAGCGTTATTGAGAAACTGAAGAAGTGGCAGCGCAGAGCTGCGGGGGTGAAGCAATGA
- a CDS encoding nucleoside triphosphate pyrophosphohydrolase family protein, with amino-acid sequence MKGMKLYNRSTIYNLALKTFGPEAQALKLMEEAAELAAAAARNMNGLGNEVDLAGELADVEIMIEQFRLNGMGLMIDFHKQKKLERLAERLGVTYAEE; translated from the coding sequence ATGAAAGGCATGAAATTATATAACCGTTCGACAATCTACAATCTGGCCCTCAAAACCTTTGGCCCTGAAGCACAGGCGCTGAAGCTGATGGAAGAAGCCGCCGAACTGGCCGCTGCCGCTGCCCGCAACATGAACGGACTGGGCAATGAAGTTGATCTGGCTGGCGAACTGGCTGACGTTGAAATCATGATTGAACAGTTCCGCCTCAACGGGATGGGCCTGATGATCGACTTTCATAAGCAGAAAAAGCTGGAACGCCTTGCTGAACGTCTGGGGGTGACTTATGCAGAAGAATAA
- a CDS encoding DUF3164 family protein: MSEVNKEDYMKDRKGRLVPVDQVSDYDLAMDSFVKEQVAAAKVKHDELSDFKRRAFDECYAWLDLVAEKYGRTRGGAKGNVTFSSFDGAQQITIRVQETLTFGPELQIAKDLIDECVTEWSEGANANLRAIISDAFQVDKEGQLNTGRILSLRRVKIQDERWNRAMEAISESLQVAMSKTYINFREKDKHGKLINIPLDIAAI, encoded by the coding sequence ATGAGCGAAGTAAATAAAGAAGACTACATGAAAGACCGTAAGGGCCGTCTGGTGCCGGTTGACCAGGTGTCTGACTATGACCTTGCGATGGATTCTTTCGTTAAAGAACAGGTTGCCGCTGCGAAGGTTAAACACGACGAACTCAGCGACTTCAAGCGTCGAGCCTTTGACGAGTGCTATGCCTGGCTTGACCTTGTGGCCGAGAAGTACGGCAGAACGCGCGGCGGTGCCAAAGGCAACGTGACCTTCAGCAGCTTCGACGGTGCTCAGCAGATCACCATCCGCGTGCAGGAAACCCTGACCTTCGGGCCAGAACTGCAGATTGCCAAAGACCTGATAGACGAGTGCGTCACCGAGTGGTCGGAAGGCGCAAACGCCAACCTGCGGGCCATCATCAGCGATGCTTTCCAGGTGGACAAAGAGGGCCAGCTTAACACCGGGCGTATTCTTTCCCTGCGCCGCGTCAAGATTCAGGACGAGCGCTGGAACCGGGCAATGGAGGCCATATCGGAATCACTGCAGGTGGCAATGTCCAAAACCTATATTAATTTCCGGGAGAAAGATAAACACGGGAAGCTAATTAATATTCCGTTAGATATCGCTGCCATTTAA
- a CDS encoding ExeA family protein: MLVLKQQLKEARIPQAVVARAVAVSEATLAQIVNHNEWPRTSPEEVRQRLASWLESQGIDTAKSFDAVQGAATPRTAGTTDKTNLSEAENMLLKKQVLFPATKKAFGLFRDPFADEAMQGADDVFTTPDIRYVREALFQTARHGGFLAVIGESGAGKSTLRRDLIERVNRENAPVIVIEPYIIAMEDNDVKGKTLKAAAIAEAIISTIAPLESIKRSQDARFRQLHRVLKDSSQAGFSHVLVIEEAHSLPIPTLKHLKRFFELESGFKKLLSIVLIGQPELADKLSERNMEVREVVQRCEVVELLPLDNSLEEFLAFKLQRAGKQLADIMDASAVEAIRARLSNLGSNRKSMVSLLYPLAVSNLVIAAMNLAAEIGVPQVNADVVKGV; encoded by the coding sequence ATGCTGGTACTGAAGCAACAATTGAAAGAGGCCCGTATCCCGCAAGCGGTGGTGGCAAGAGCCGTTGCTGTTTCCGAGGCCACGCTGGCCCAAATTGTGAACCATAACGAGTGGCCCCGTACCAGCCCCGAAGAGGTGCGCCAGCGTCTGGCGTCCTGGCTGGAAAGTCAGGGGATTGATACAGCGAAGAGTTTTGATGCTGTACAGGGCGCAGCCACGCCCCGTACAGCGGGTACTACCGATAAAACCAACCTCAGCGAGGCAGAGAACATGTTACTCAAAAAGCAGGTGTTATTTCCAGCAACCAAAAAAGCGTTTGGCCTTTTCCGTGACCCGTTCGCCGATGAGGCCATGCAGGGCGCGGACGATGTGTTCACCACGCCGGATATCCGTTACGTGCGTGAGGCGCTGTTCCAGACCGCCCGCCACGGTGGCTTTCTGGCGGTTATCGGCGAGTCCGGCGCGGGTAAATCCACGCTGCGCCGCGACCTGATTGAACGCGTCAACCGCGAGAACGCGCCGGTGATTGTCATCGAGCCATACATCATCGCCATGGAAGACAACGACGTGAAGGGCAAAACCCTGAAGGCGGCTGCTATCGCCGAGGCCATTATCAGCACCATCGCGCCGCTGGAGAGTATCAAGCGCAGCCAGGATGCCCGCTTCCGCCAGTTGCACCGCGTCCTGAAGGACAGCAGCCAGGCGGGCTTCAGTCACGTTCTGGTGATTGAGGAAGCCCACAGTCTGCCCATTCCGACCCTGAAGCACCTCAAACGCTTCTTCGAGCTGGAATCAGGCTTTAAAAAACTGCTGTCCATCGTGCTGATTGGCCAGCCTGAACTGGCGGACAAACTGTCCGAACGCAACATGGAAGTCCGTGAGGTCGTCCAGCGCTGCGAGGTGGTTGAACTGCTGCCGCTGGACAACAGCCTGGAAGAATTTCTGGCGTTCAAACTGCAACGCGCCGGTAAGCAGCTGGCCGACATCATGGACGCCAGCGCTGTGGAAGCCATCCGTGCCCGTCTGAGCAATCTGGGCAGCAACCGTAAAAGCATGGTCAGCCTGCTGTATCCGCTGGCCGTCAGTAACCTGGTGATAGCCGCCATGAATCTGGCTGCTGAAATCGGGGTTCCGCAGGTCAACGCCGACGTCGTCAAGGGGGTTTAA
- a CDS encoding DDE-type integrase/transposase/recombinase has protein sequence MSAALTERLVYVARAARDAGHGKRGAIYDAACAELGMSRATLLRKLKEVSVTDKRKKRADAGRSALSRDEAALISATLREATRKNGKRLYSIADAVETLRSNGFITAGRTDEATGEFFPLSEDTISRALRNYGLHPEQLDAPAPSSEMASLHPNHVWEIDASLCTLYYLSNGHKGLQVMDSAKFYKNKPANIARIASDRVWSYEITDHTSGWIYVEYVMGAESGENLCSVLINALQERGGADVLHGVPKILYLDPGSANTAGMTKNMCRSLGINLIAHKPHNARATGQVEKARDIIERKLEPGLKFQPVHSLEELNALAVKWRSHFNATAVHSRHGKTRTDIWLKITADQLKKAPSVEVCRELAVAAPELRKVTSKLRVSFRGAEFDVSTVPGVLVGEKLMITRNPWRSDVAQVVLTGEDGHETFFLVEEVRKNEFGFAESATVFGESYKALPETPAQTAAKEIEELVTGTDNAADAAAARKAKALPFGGRLDPYKHIDDTTLPAYMPKRGQASDVRGPRIEQRPMTHVEAAKALREKFSANGHTWTPECYRQLTARYPEGVPEAALDEVMVTLTAPAHNSVISIVNGN, from the coding sequence ATGAGTGCCGCCCTGACTGAACGACTGGTTTATGTTGCCCGCGCGGCACGTGACGCGGGGCATGGTAAGCGCGGTGCGATATACGACGCCGCCTGCGCTGAACTGGGCATGTCCCGCGCCACCCTGCTGCGCAAGCTGAAGGAGGTATCAGTGACTGACAAACGTAAAAAACGCGCCGATGCCGGGCGCAGCGCCCTGAGCCGCGACGAAGCCGCGCTGATATCCGCCACGCTGCGCGAGGCCACCCGTAAGAACGGTAAGCGCCTGTATTCCATCGCGGATGCGGTGGAGACCCTGCGTTCAAACGGCTTTATCACCGCAGGCAGAACGGACGAGGCCACAGGCGAGTTTTTCCCGCTGTCCGAGGACACCATCAGCCGCGCCCTGCGTAACTATGGCCTTCACCCGGAACAGCTTGACGCACCGGCCCCGTCGTCCGAGATGGCCAGCCTGCATCCCAACCACGTCTGGGAGATTGATGCCTCACTTTGTACGCTTTACTACCTGAGCAACGGCCATAAAGGGCTGCAGGTGATGGACAGCGCGAAGTTCTACAAGAACAAGCCTGCCAACATCGCACGCATCGCCAGTGACCGCGTGTGGAGTTACGAGATTACCGACCACACCAGCGGCTGGATTTACGTTGAGTACGTGATGGGCGCGGAATCCGGTGAGAACCTCTGTTCTGTTCTTATCAACGCCCTGCAGGAGCGTGGTGGCGCTGACGTGCTGCACGGCGTGCCGAAAATACTCTACCTCGACCCCGGTTCGGCGAACACCGCTGGCATGACGAAAAACATGTGCCGCTCACTGGGTATCAACCTGATAGCGCATAAACCACATAACGCCCGCGCCACCGGGCAGGTGGAAAAGGCGCGTGACATTATCGAACGCAAGCTGGAGCCGGGTCTCAAGTTCCAGCCGGTTCACAGCCTGGAAGAGCTGAACGCGCTGGCGGTGAAATGGCGCAGCCACTTTAACGCCACGGCTGTTCACAGCCGCCACGGTAAAACCCGCACGGATATCTGGCTGAAGATTACCGCTGACCAGCTGAAAAAAGCGCCATCCGTTGAGGTCTGCCGTGAACTGGCGGTGGCCGCACCTGAACTCCGCAAGGTCACATCAAAACTGCGTGTCTCGTTCCGGGGTGCTGAGTTTGATGTTTCGACGGTGCCGGGCGTACTGGTCGGTGAAAAACTGATGATTACCCGTAACCCGTGGCGCAGCGATGTTGCGCAGGTAGTGCTGACCGGCGAAGACGGCCATGAGACGTTCTTCCTGGTCGAAGAGGTCAGAAAGAACGAGTTTGGCTTTGCCGAAAGCGCGACAGTATTTGGCGAAAGCTACAAAGCCCTGCCGGAGACTCCGGCGCAGACGGCGGCAAAAGAAATCGAAGAGTTGGTCACCGGCACCGACAACGCCGCCGATGCAGCAGCTGCACGCAAGGCGAAGGCGCTGCCGTTTGGCGGACGACTTGACCCGTATAAACATATCGACGACACCACGCTTCCGGCCTATATGCCGAAGCGCGGTCAGGCTTCAGACGTGCGCGGGCCGCGTATTGAGCAGCGCCCTATGACCCATGTGGAGGCCGCGAAAGCCCTGCGCGAGAAGTTCAGCGCGAACGGCCATACCTGGACGCCGGAATGTTACCGCCAGTTAACGGCACGGTACCCGGAAGGCGTACCGGAAGCCGCACTGGATGAAGTGATGGTCACCCTGACCGCTCCGGCCCACAACAGCGTTATCAGCATCGTAAACGGCAACTGA
- a CDS encoding helix-turn-helix domain-containing protein codes for MSKANTSSSGSRILRVLKALRGHALNGVSNGELASALGESPANINRALNTLIEEGLALKLDNGRFAPGVQLLQIAMAHSNEMARAQDRINEINQRVMAGSR; via the coding sequence ATGAGTAAGGCAAATACCTCCAGTTCTGGCTCCCGCATTCTGCGTGTTTTAAAAGCGTTGCGTGGTCACGCCCTGAATGGTGTCTCCAATGGCGAACTTGCCTCGGCATTGGGTGAGTCTCCAGCAAATATCAATCGGGCACTAAATACCCTGATTGAAGAGGGACTGGCACTCAAGCTGGATAACGGGCGTTTCGCACCGGGAGTTCAGCTTTTACAAATCGCTATGGCACATAGCAACGAGATGGCGCGAGCACAGGATCGCATCAATGAAATTAACCAGCGCGTTATGGCTGGCAGCCGCTAA
- a CDS encoding DNA-binding protein: protein MTPAQVKTRFQQHGITVTQWAEENGYSREAVYRVLNGITKAKYGQAHEIAVKLGLKPSAQAA, encoded by the coding sequence ATGACACCCGCACAAGTTAAAACTCGCTTCCAGCAACACGGCATCACTGTTACCCAGTGGGCTGAGGAGAACGGATACTCCCGTGAAGCTGTGTATCGAGTCCTAAACGGTATAACAAAAGCTAAATACGGACAGGCTCATGAGATTGCCGTGAAACTGGGACTCAAGCCATCAGCGCAGGCTGCCTGA
- a CDS encoding helix-turn-helix domain-containing protein, with protein MSLGKRLREERERLGFSQSDFAELVGASRKSQLRWEKDESAPGADVLSIWASKGLDVLYLITGQQQSGHLVHNEKSEIDEDLLGKIVNKLDLLAKRANRRWTTGELVLQSSRIYNFLIKDEVVDEQKIDNVLKLVVNH; from the coding sequence ATGTCTCTTGGCAAAAGATTAAGAGAAGAGCGTGAAAGGCTGGGGTTTAGTCAGTCCGATTTTGCTGAATTAGTCGGTGCTTCGCGAAAGTCCCAGCTCCGTTGGGAAAAAGATGAATCTGCGCCCGGTGCGGATGTGCTTAGTATTTGGGCGAGTAAAGGGCTTGATGTTTTGTATTTGATCACTGGACAGCAACAAAGCGGACATCTTGTGCATAATGAAAAATCGGAGATTGATGAAGATTTGCTAGGCAAAATAGTCAACAAGCTAGACTTGCTAGCCAAGCGTGCGAACCGACGCTGGACTACAGGAGAGTTAGTACTTCAATCATCAAGAATATATAATTTCTTGATAAAGGATGAAGTTGTTGATGAGCAGAAAATCGATAATGTTTTGAAACTTGTCGTAAATCATTAA
- a CDS encoding DNA adenine methylase, translating to MKEQSLPIVPWIGGKRRLAKHILPLFPAHTCYVEPFCGAAALYFLKTPSKIEVINDINGELVNLYRVVKHHLEEFVRQFKWALVSRQIYKWLQDTPEETLTDIQRAARFYYLQKQAFGGKVADHTFGTSTTSAPRFNLLRIEEELSMAHLRLSRTLIEHLDWHQCIERYDRPHTLFYCDPPYWGTEGYGVDFPMSNYIHMAELARSIKGKMIISVNDIPEMRQAFNGLNIQTVDISYNLKVSGKATPRKELVICNF from the coding sequence ATGAAAGAACAATCTTTGCCCATCGTTCCCTGGATTGGCGGAAAACGTCGTCTGGCGAAGCATATTTTACCGTTATTTCCGGCCCATACCTGCTATGTGGAGCCATTCTGCGGAGCAGCTGCGCTTTATTTTCTTAAGACACCCAGCAAGATCGAAGTCATTAACGATATCAATGGTGAACTGGTGAATCTGTATCGGGTGGTAAAACATCACCTGGAAGAGTTTGTCCGCCAGTTCAAATGGGCACTGGTCAGCCGTCAGATTTACAAATGGCTGCAGGATACGCCGGAGGAGACACTCACCGACATACAGCGGGCGGCCCGGTTCTACTACCTGCAGAAACAGGCGTTTGGCGGTAAGGTCGCCGATCACACTTTCGGAACCTCTACAACCAGTGCGCCGCGCTTCAACCTACTGCGCATCGAAGAAGAACTGTCGATGGCACACCTGCGCCTGTCGAGAACGCTGATAGAGCATCTGGACTGGCACCAGTGCATAGAGCGATATGATCGCCCGCATACGCTTTTCTACTGCGACCCACCGTACTGGGGAACAGAAGGCTATGGTGTTGATTTTCCGATGAGTAACTATATCCACATGGCTGAGCTGGCGCGGAGCATCAAAGGGAAAATGATTATATCGGTGAACGATATCCCGGAAATGCGGCAGGCGTTTAACGGACTAAACATTCAGACAGTCGATATCAGCTACAACCTGAAAGTCTCGGGCAAGGCAACACCACGAAAAGAATTAGTGATTTGTAACTTTTAA
- a CDS encoding DUF2441 domain-containing protein: MGTYYTLDSANRLPSPCHVITGKYEPEVPELAAFLHQMYPDGLSKHGHNYLYNPGPKMEDDGGVSRSLLVGLVFELVRRSHFPDKPSRYQSLFACQHLSEVRKFRGLLADERGEEEIRTAPIYEVITDEPVHRGDMRLLNSDCPVLELYHRAWLYWSGEAAPVKTGEEEPFWELLIPLPVFVGRRITE, from the coding sequence ATGGGAACGTATTACACACTTGATTCCGCTAATCGTCTGCCTTCGCCTTGCCATGTAATTACCGGAAAATACGAACCTGAAGTGCCGGAGCTGGCCGCTTTCCTTCATCAGATGTATCCGGATGGTCTTTCCAAGCACGGTCATAACTATCTCTATAACCCCGGCCCTAAAATGGAAGATGACGGCGGAGTCAGCAGAAGCCTGCTGGTCGGTCTGGTGTTTGAGTTAGTTCGCCGTAGCCATTTTCCTGACAAACCCTCCCGCTATCAGTCACTGTTTGCCTGTCAGCATCTGAGTGAAGTCAGGAAGTTCCGGGGATTACTGGCCGATGAAAGAGGCGAAGAGGAAATCAGAACGGCACCGATATATGAAGTCATCACAGATGAGCCGGTGCATCGCGGAGATATGAGGTTATTGAACAGTGATTGCCCGGTGCTGGAACTGTATCACCGGGCCTGGCTTTACTGGTCGGGAGAAGCGGCTCCGGTTAAGACTGGTGAGGAAGAACCGTTCTGGGAACTGCTGATTCCGCTTCCAGTATTCGTTGGTCGCAGGATAACTGAGTAG
- a CDS encoding putative holin — protein sequence MKNLKKFIPPVKKPRLSGWLLTSVLLLGTIGLVSPQQLPVVVYKLSLITLAAVLGYWLDRSLFPKARPGQYLKHDDRLMADGRFPVQTGLHLVFSAALIRRALIVAAVCLAVAMGL from the coding sequence ATGAAAAACCTGAAAAAATTCATTCCCCCTGTTAAAAAGCCCCGTCTCAGCGGCTGGCTGCTGACCTCTGTGCTGTTGCTCGGCACCATCGGTCTGGTCTCGCCCCAGCAGCTGCCGGTGGTTGTCTACAAGCTGTCGCTCATCACGCTGGCGGCTGTGCTGGGCTACTGGCTTGACCGTTCGCTTTTCCCCAAAGCCCGCCCCGGTCAGTATCTGAAGCACGATGACAGGCTGATGGCTGATGGTCGCTTCCCCGTCCAGACTGGCCTTCACCTGGTCTTTTCCGCTGCGCTAATCCGTCGTGCGCTGATTGTTGCCGCAGTCTGTCTGGCCGTAGCGATGGGACTGTAA
- a CDS encoding transglycosylase SLT domain-containing protein, giving the protein MNWPQITLIILLAFGLGVTAIKHGELRNDKYSFWWQLAGNLVISWLLWCGGFFSQARAAQPPQAALQYRDDVIRNARLEWGMSAPVADFAAQLHQESGWRPDAVSPVGAQGLAQFMPATADWISQLMPGLNSREPFNPAWAIRALVSYDRWLWQRVSAANGCERMAMTLSGYNGGLGWVQRDKRLASQQGLDSARWFGHVATVNAGRSAANWRENRHYPQRILRELAPRYLTWGGSSCVEPG; this is encoded by the coding sequence ATGAACTGGCCTCAAATCACTCTCATCATCCTGCTTGCCTTTGGTCTGGGCGTAACCGCCATCAAGCATGGCGAGCTACGCAATGATAAATACAGCTTCTGGTGGCAGCTCGCTGGTAACCTGGTTATTTCCTGGCTGCTCTGGTGTGGCGGTTTCTTTAGTCAAGCCCGCGCAGCTCAGCCGCCACAGGCTGCTCTGCAGTATCGCGACGATGTGATCCGTAATGCCCGGCTTGAATGGGGAATGTCAGCGCCGGTGGCCGACTTCGCCGCACAGCTGCATCAGGAAAGCGGCTGGCGACCTGATGCGGTCTCGCCGGTTGGCGCTCAGGGGCTGGCGCAGTTTATGCCCGCTACCGCTGACTGGATAAGTCAGCTGATGCCGGGGCTGAACAGCCGTGAGCCGTTTAATCCGGCATGGGCCATCCGGGCGCTGGTCAGCTATGACCGCTGGCTGTGGCAGCGTGTCAGCGCCGCCAACGGCTGCGAACGTATGGCCATGACGCTGTCCGGCTATAACGGCGGTCTGGGCTGGGTACAGCGGGACAAACGGCTGGCCTCACAGCAGGGGCTGGACAGCGCCCGCTGGTTTGGCCATGTCGCCACGGTGAATGCCGGACGTAGCGCCGCCAACTGGCGGGAGAACCGCCACTATCCGCAGCGCATCCTGCGGGAGCTGGCTCCGCGCTATCTCACATGGGGAGGCAGCAGCTGTGTGGAACCAGGTTAA
- a CDS encoding DUF3486 family protein, producing MARRSTIEKLPEDVRRWLERALTESGFSGYNELESLLREQGYVISKSAIHRYGQKIERRYGAIRAATEAARMLTEGAADDQDARSEAVIALIQTELFESIVQLQEAEEGEVDPKERVALLSKVAKNVATLSRASVNLKKFQSEVRARAQQAASNAEKIARKGGLSTDAVQALRREILGIAT from the coding sequence ATGGCCAGACGCAGCACGATAGAAAAGCTGCCGGAAGATGTGCGTCGCTGGCTTGAGCGGGCGCTGACTGAATCCGGCTTCAGCGGGTATAACGAGCTGGAGTCCCTGCTGCGTGAGCAGGGTTACGTCATCAGCAAATCGGCTATCCATCGCTATGGCCAGAAGATTGAGCGCCGCTATGGCGCTATCCGTGCGGCGACAGAAGCGGCCCGCATGCTGACCGAGGGAGCTGCTGACGATCAGGATGCGCGTTCGGAGGCGGTGATCGCCCTGATTCAGACCGAGCTGTTCGAGAGTATTGTCCAACTGCAGGAAGCGGAAGAAGGCGAAGTCGACCCCAAAGAGCGCGTGGCGCTGCTGTCGAAGGTGGCGAAGAACGTGGCCACGCTGTCCCGCGCGTCCGTCAACCTCAAGAAGTTCCAGTCCGAAGTCCGGGCCAGAGCGCAGCAGGCAGCCAGCAACGCCGAGAAAATTGCCCGTAAGGGTGGACTGTCAACCGATGCAGTACAGGCGCTGCGCCGTGAAATTCTGGGGATTGCCACATGA
- a CDS encoding DUF935 domain-containing protein — translation MARGLWVSPNEFVSFAEPNKTLTEQIASRSRSIDFFGLGMYLPNPDPILKSQGRDIRIYRELRTDPLVGGCIRRRKAAVKSLERGLERGHAPARVFSFIRDMLDDLDLSRIIGEMTDAVLYGYQPCEVMWGRSVKSWGIADIVGKPPEWFQFDNDNLLRFRAKDAGLEGEPVPLNKFVVPRQDATYDNPYGFPDLSMCFWPVTFKKGGMKFWVRFAEKYGSPWVIGKHPRGTAQGEIDLLLDSMEAMVEDAVAAIPDDSSIEIKEAAGKADSSDIYQNLITLARSEISIALLGQNQTTEANSNRASAQAGLEVTDDIRDADADIVESAVNQAIRMAVSMNFGDVASPVWKMWEQGTVDDTQATRDEKLSRAGVVFTPQYFKREYQLQDGDIDETPPSERQKNTLPLSFAEAIDADIQAQQDLDDALDILMNGGNLNGVLAPVLEPLFHQVKDGVNPSELLGALAELYPQMNADDLQERLARIMFVATVWGRLHERDNG, via the coding sequence ATGGCCCGTGGACTCTGGGTTTCACCCAATGAGTTTGTCTCTTTTGCCGAACCCAATAAAACGCTGACGGAGCAGATCGCCTCGCGCAGCCGCTCCATCGACTTCTTCGGGCTGGGAATGTACCTGCCTAACCCAGACCCCATTCTGAAATCTCAGGGCCGGGATATCCGCATCTATCGTGAACTGCGTACCGACCCGCTGGTTGGTGGGTGCATCCGCAGGCGTAAGGCGGCGGTCAAGTCGCTGGAGCGTGGTCTTGAGCGCGGTCATGCCCCGGCGCGGGTATTCAGCTTCATCCGGGATATGCTCGACGATCTGGATTTGTCCCGCATCATCGGCGAGATGACCGACGCCGTTCTCTACGGGTATCAGCCCTGTGAGGTCATGTGGGGGCGTTCTGTTAAATCCTGGGGCATCGCCGATATCGTGGGTAAGCCGCCAGAGTGGTTCCAGTTCGACAATGACAACCTGCTGCGCTTTCGGGCAAAAGACGCCGGGCTGGAAGGCGAGCCGGTACCGCTGAACAAGTTCGTGGTACCGCGTCAGGACGCGACCTACGATAACCCGTATGGCTTCCCTGACCTGTCGATGTGCTTCTGGCCCGTGACCTTCAAAAAAGGTGGCATGAAGTTCTGGGTGCGCTTTGCCGAGAAATACGGCTCACCGTGGGTTATCGGCAAGCATCCGCGCGGTACCGCTCAGGGTGAGATTGACCTGCTGCTGGATTCCATGGAGGCAATGGTGGAAGACGCGGTGGCCGCTATCCCTGACGATTCCTCTATCGAAATCAAGGAGGCCGCAGGCAAGGCCGACAGCAGCGATATTTATCAGAACCTGATAACGCTTGCCCGCAGTGAAATCTCCATCGCCCTGCTGGGGCAGAACCAGACCACCGAGGCCAACAGTAACCGCGCCTCCGCGCAGGCCGGACTGGAGGTCACCGATGATATCCGTGACGCTGACGCTGATATCGTAGAAAGCGCGGTGAATCAGGCCATCAGGATGGCGGTATCAATGAACTTTGGCGATGTGGCCAGCCCCGTCTGGAAGATGTGGGAACAGGGAACGGTCGACGATACTCAGGCAACCCGCGACGAGAAACTCAGCCGCGCCGGTGTGGTCTTCACCCCGCAATACTTCAAGCGTGAGTACCAGTTGCAGGACGGCGATATTGACGAGACACCACCGTCAGAGCGCCAGAAGAACACGCTGCCGCTGTCGTTCGCCGAGGCCATAGATGCTGATATTCAGGCCCAGCAGGACCTCGATGATGCGCTGGATATTCTGATGAACGGTGGTAACTTAAACGGCGTACTTGCGCCGGTGCTGGAGCCGCTCTTTCACCAGGTGAAAGACGGCGTTAACCCGTCTGAGCTGTTGGGGGCGCTGGCTGAACTGTACCCGCAGATGAATGCGGATGACCTGCAGGAACGGCTGGCCCGTATCATGTTTGTTGCAACTGTCTGGGGGCGTCTGCATGAGCGTGACAACGGCTGA
- a CDS encoding phage virion morphogenesis protein: protein MASDNLVNITINDESLRRSLRALDLAATDLEPAMRKIAGTLLAETQFNFLDEGRPGWTPSLAAEERDGQTLQDTGRLMGSVSTDHDDRQAAVGTNVVYGPIHQFGGKTGRNESVELPARPFLPLTGDGELQPEVVVPILDTIVRHLEAAARR, encoded by the coding sequence ATGGCTTCCGATAACCTGGTCAATATCACCATTAACGATGAATCCCTGCGCCGGAGCCTCCGTGCGCTGGACCTGGCTGCCACAGACCTGGAACCCGCGATGCGCAAAATCGCCGGAACCCTGCTGGCGGAGACGCAGTTTAACTTTCTCGATGAGGGGCGTCCGGGGTGGACTCCCTCGCTGGCAGCAGAAGAGCGCGACGGACAAACACTGCAGGACACCGGGCGTCTGATGGGGTCAGTATCAACCGACCATGATGACCGGCAGGCAGCGGTTGGCACTAATGTCGTTTATGGGCCGATTCACCAGTTCGGTGGTAAAACGGGGCGTAATGAGTCCGTTGAACTTCCGGCCCGTCCGTTCCTGCCGCTGACAGGGGACGGTGAGCTGCAGCCTGAAGTGGTTGTCCCCATCCTCGATACGATTGTCCGCCATCTTGAAGCAGCGGCCCGTCGCTGA